GAGGTGATTTCACGGGCCGACGCCGTCGCGCATAGTTATCTCTGGGTCGTTACCTGCGGTAGTATAACGGGAGCGCATGCTATCCCAGCAAAAGATTCTGGAAAATGTAGGTCCCTTTCCCATTCATCAGTTTCTGTGTTATACACCTGCACAATGCTTGTAACATTGTTCAGGTGCCAATTGTACCCTCCTACgatataaatctttttttctagtAAACAACAGCCAGCTTCCGACTGACCTGCACGCATAGGGCTCACCGTTGTCCATTGGTCTGTTTCAGGCACGTAATATTCCACAGCCAAAACATCAAAGCAACGGTCAACATGGTCCATGCGGCCTCCCAGAGCGTAAATCCTGTTATTTGCACTGACCATGGCATGCAGAACTCTGGGTTCGTTCATTGGGGTTTTAAACTCCCACTGATCCACGGCGGGGTCGTAACAGTGCAAGGCTTTTTTGTCTTCCACTGAAATGCCATACCCACCTGATATGTACAACTTGTCTCCTACCGTGGCTCCAGCATGCCCCCACGTCCTGCGTTTCAGGGAGCACACGTAAGTCCACTCATTATTTTTGGGGCAATACTTCTCTACAGAGGCCAAGCTCCCCGACCGGTTCCTCCCACCGGTGGCATACACCATGCCGTGGAGGACGTTGAGCTGGAACTGGATCCTGCTCTCCTGCATGGCCTGGATGCGCAGCCACTGGTTCAGGTGCGGATCGTAACGGTAGCAGATATCCACAGCTCCCTCGCCGCTCCGGTACTGCAGGTGCTGCCCTCCTACGATGTAGACAAAGTTATCGAGCACGGCCACACAAGAATGGCTGCTGCCCACCTCCATTTCCGTCAGCTCCTTGAACTGGCGCACACTGGCATCCGGCAGGTAGTAGACTTTGCAGCTCACAGTGCGGTCGTTATCGGTGTAGGGAGTGCCGCCAAAGGTGATGAGGGACAGGACATCCGAGCGGATGGTGGTCCGAGGGGACTGCATCTCGTGCTGACGAAAGGGCAGGATCTGGTAATTGAACGCTTCCAGCAAATACTGCCGGCACAAGACATCTTCCACCATGATGTCCAAGGTCTGGACGCTGTCCACCAGCTCCGAGGACTTCATCAGCGGGAAGCGGATGTGGCAGAGGACCTGGCTGGCATTGGCACGGCGGGTTGGGTCATACTGCAGCCAGCGGACGGCAGCACGGAAGAGGTCTATTTCACTGCAGCTTTTCAGCTTATTGCtctgtaagaagaaaacaaggcgCTCCAGCGGCAGGTGGAGGAAATCCTCCTCCTCAGAGATCTGGAGGAAATGCCTAAAAGTGAATGCATCTACTGATTCCTTCAAGGATGCGAGGCTAAAGGTGGTGGCCATCTGCCCGATATTGAGACACGTTTCTACGCTCATGGCAGACTTCAGAAATTCTTCGCAGAGCTCCACGACAGGCACCATCTGGAGGAagacagcagctcccagcacatCCTGAATACAGTCAAGATCAAGAGTCACTTCAGCACTGTACGCAAAGTCTATTATGTGTTTCAGTCCTTTTGCAGATACACCTTTCAGTTCGATCACATCTTGGCTGGCTTCTCTCATCCCGCCTGTGAACATTGCCCTGGAGgtcaaaaacacaaacaaaaatttccCCCCCTTTAAATACATGTACAATGACGTGTcacttcagaattttattttatttttttaaacatactgatTCTCTTAGGGaagatggggaagggagggaatcAATCAAGGCTAAATCTCAAAAAGCCAGGAGAAATCAGAGTATGCAATTACTTACATAAAGCTTGCATAAACAGTGCACTGAGAAGTAATATTCAGCTATCAGAAAGTTAAGGTTTTCAGTCCTACTGGCAGCATAAATAAGAGCGGACCACAGGACAAAGCTTCAAGAAGTAGGTAGAGCTACCAGAGCAGGGAGTGTGGTACGCTGGACACCAGTGAATCCATGATATTCAACAACCAAAGGATACAACGGGATCTGCACCAGCAGAGATTGGCAACCATACCCTAAAGAGTTTAAGTATGCAGGATTTGTGAGCACAAAGAACGAATACACTTCGGAAGACACCTGCGTTTAGGAGGTCAGCTATCCTCTCAGCTTGCCTGCAGCACTGCCGGTAGGCAAAGATTTCAGTTAGCCCATTATATCATAGGCTAGCTCTGAAATGGCTTAAATATTGCAGATGCAACACATCTTATGAACAGCTTTGGTAATCACAACAGCATCTCCCCTCCAAGGTTCATTCCCAACGCCTTCAGAAAATAGGAGTTGCAGCCACTTCAGAAAACGTCTGTCATGTTGCAGTACGACAGCAGGGGGCTaacaggcaattaaaaaaaaaaaaaaa
This region of Gymnogyps californianus isolate 813 chromosome 24, ASM1813914v2, whole genome shotgun sequence genomic DNA includes:
- the KLHL26 gene encoding kelch-like protein 26; the encoded protein is MFTGGMREASQDVIELKGVSAKGLKHIIDFAYSAEVTLDLDCIQDVLGAAVFLQMVPVVELCEEFLKSAMSVETCLNIGQMATTFSLASLKESVDAFTFRHFLQISEEEDFLHLPLERLVFFLQSNKLKSCSEIDLFRAAVRWLQYDPTRRANASQVLCHIRFPLMKSSELVDSVQTLDIMVEDVLCRQYLLEAFNYQILPFRQHEMQSPRTTIRSDVLSLITFGGTPYTDNDRTVSCKVYYLPDASVRQFKELTEMEVGSSHSCVAVLDNFVYIVGGQHLQYRSGEGAVDICYRYDPHLNQWLRIQAMQESRIQFQLNVLHGMVYATGGRNRSGSLASVEKYCPKNNEWTYVCSLKRRTWGHAGATVGDKLYISGGYGISVEDKKALHCYDPAVDQWEFKTPMNEPRVLHAMVSANNRIYALGGRMDHVDRCFDVLAVEYYVPETDQWTTVSPMRAGQSEAGCCLLEKKIYIVGGYNWHLNNVTSIVQVYNTETDEWERDLHFPESFAGIACAPVILPQVTTQR